The sequence AAGATGGATTCCAGCGTGCGCTGGAATGACATTGTGACGGGTTCTCCGATATTCGTAGGTCAGTCCCGCCGCGGCGGACTGACGTCTTCTTCTTTCGTTCGGGGCGTCTCGGCTCCGCCAATGGAGGACGGCGTGTACGAAGAATCAAGGCCAAATTCCCCAGCACGTCGTTGCGAGGCGAAATTGAAAGCCCCCCTGCTCCTGCACGCTGATCCGTCAGACGCGCCACAGGACGACAACCCCCTACTTCTTCCTAATCGCCTTGAAATATTCTCGATTCAAATTCGTGATATTAAACACGCTGATATTGACCAGGCAGACGGCTTCGCACTCATACTGATTCGAGCATGCCCCAAACATTTCCGCATCCATCTGCGCCACCATATTCATAACCCGCTCTTCTCGTTCGACCTGCCCCTGCGGCAGATGAGAGAGGTGCGAGACTTTGGCCGATACAAAGAGCATCGCCGAGGCATTTTTGCATGCCGCCACACATGCCCCACAGCCAATGCAGGCCGCAGAATCCATCGCCTTATCGGCGGCACGTTTTGAAATTGGCAGCGTGTTGCCATCAGGAGTACCGCCAGTATTCACCGAGACAAAACCTCCAGCCTGAATAATCCGGTCAAAAGCTGAGCGATCTACCACCAAATCTTTGATGACAGGAAAGGCTTTTGCGCGCCACGGTTCGATATAAATATCCTGACCGTCATGGAAATGACGCATGTGGAGCTGGCAGGTGGTCGTGCTTGCTTCGGGGCCATGGGCGACACCATTGATCATAAGTCCGCATATTCCGCAAATCCCTTCGCGGCAGTCATGGTCAAATGCGATTGGGTCTTGGCCTTTGGCAATGAGGTCCTCGTTGACAACATCGAGCATTTCGAGAAACGACATCTCGGGGGAAATATCTTTTGCCTGAAGGGTTTCCATTCGTCCCGGATTTTGGGCATTTTTCTGCCGCCAGACATGGAGGGTGAGATTCATTACTTATAGCTCCGGGTCGATGGTTTTACAAATTCAAATGTGAGTTCTTCCTTGTGGCGTTGGGGCGCATTATTGTCACCTTTGTATTCCCAACAAGCGGTATGAGAAAATTCGGCGTCGTTACGAAGGGCCTCGCCGTCTTCGGTTTGATATTCAGTCCGGAAATGCCCGCCGCATGATTCTCGGCGTTCGAGGGCGTCGAGGCACATTAATTCGCCGAACTCCAAAAAGTCGGCGACCCGTCCGGCTTTTTCGAGCGACTGATTGAGTTCCTGGTTGTCACCCAGAACATTGACATTTTTCCAGTACTCTTCACGCAACTCCGGAATCCGTCTGAGCGCTTCTTTTAGTCCGGCTGCATCGCGGGCCATGCCGCATTTATCCCAGAGGATTTTACCGAGTTCACGATGGAATGAGTCAACTGTCCGTTTACCGCGAACGGAGAGAAGTTTCTTGACCCGCATTTCGACATCTTGCTCGGCTCGTTTGAATTCTTTCGAATCTGCAGAAATTGATTTCTTCACGCTCTGGGCCAGGTAGTCACCGATAGTGTAGGGGATGACAAAATAGCCGTCGGCCAAGCCCTGCATGAGGGCGCTTGCGCCGAGACGGTTGGCGCCATGGTCTGAAAAATTCGCTTCGCCTAAAACAAATAGCCCGGGAATGTTACTCATGAGATTGTAATCCACCCACAACCCGCCCATGGTGTAGTGCACGGCCGGATAGATCCGCATTGGCTGGCTGTACGGGTCTTCGCCAGTAATCCTGTTGTACATTTCAAAAAGATTGCCATAGCGGTCTTCGATAACCTCTTTGCCGAGCCGTTTTGTGGCATCTGAGAAATCAAGATACACCCCGAGTCCGCTTTCGCCGACACCGCGCCCTTCATCGCACATCTCTTTGGCGCTTCGGGATGAAATATCACGCGGCGCAAGATTGCCAAACGAGGGATATTTCCGTTCAAGATAATAATCGCGCTCGCTGTCAGGAATATCCTGCGGTTTGCGTTTGTCTCCGGCTTTTTTGGGAACCCAGATACGGCCGTCATTGCGAAGCGATTCGGACATGAGAGTCAGTTTCGATTGGTATTCGCCCGAAACGGGTATGCAGGTCGGGTGGATTTGGGTGAAACACGGGTTGGCAAACAGCGCGCCTTTTTTATAGGCCCGATAGGTTGCGGTGACATTACAGCCTTTGGCATTGGTCGAGAGATAAAAGACATTGCCGTATCCGCCGGTACCGAGAATAACGGCATCGGCAGTATGAGATTCGATTTTACCGGAGACCAAATCGCGGACGATAATACCCTTGGCATGGCCATCGACAACTACTAGGTCGAGCATTTCCGAGCGGGTGAACATTTTGACTTTGCCAAGTCCTATCTGTCGCTCCAGCGCCTGATACGCCCCCAATAATAATTGTTGCCCGGTTTGTCCGCGGGCGTAAAATGTTCGGGAGACCTGTGCGCCCCCGAATGAGCGATTTGACAACAGGCCGCCGTACTCTCGGGCGAAGGGGACTCCCTGCGCGACACACTGGTCGATAATATCCACCGAGAGCTCGGCAAGGCGGTAAACGTTTCCCTCTCGGGCGCGGAAGTCGCCGCCTTTGAGAGTGTCATAAAAGAGCCTCTGAATGGAATCGCCATCGTTTTGGTAATTTTTTGCGGCATTGATGCCGCCTTGTGCGGCGATAGAATGGGCGCGGCGCGGGCTGTCCTGATAACAGTAGCATTTGACATTATAGCCAAGTTCCGCAAGAGATGCCGCGGCTGAGGCGCCGGCAAGTCCGGAGCCGACCATGATGATGGTAAATTTACGTTTGTTAGCCGGATTCACCAATTTGAGATTAAATTTGTGATTCTCCCATTTTGACTCAATGGGTCCGCTGGGAATCTTTGCGTCAGGAACTGACATGCTTAGAGACTTCTCACCACAGGCGTGACATAACCGAGCATGACTGCCACCGGCACTGAGGAAAATCCGAGGAATAAAATTGCTGAGAAGGACATCGCGCCAATGTCGAGTTTCCGCTGGAGGCGGGGATTATTGATCCCAAGTGATTGGAACATGCTTGAAATGCCATGACTCAAATGAAAACAGGTCAAAAAAACAGCAATAATATAAAAAGCTGAGAGCGCGTAGTTGCTGAATCCACGCACTACCATGGAATAGACATCGGGACGTCCAAGCGAATCGACAAGTGTTTGAAACTCTGGACTTGTCACGCGAACAGTGAAATGCAATAGATGATAGATGAGAAAGGCAAGGATTGTCAGTCCGCTGAGCCACATGGTGCGCGATGCGAGGGAGGCTTTGACGAAAGTTTTCTTTGTGTAGGCAACAGGCCGTGCTGAACTATTTTCCGCAGCGAGCTTAATCCCTATCCATATATGAATGACAATAGCGAGAATAAGAATTATTCGAACTGCCCATAAAGCGGCGGGAATGGCATGGAGGCTTTCGGCATAGCCGTTTATAGCGCCCTGTCCCAAAAAGACCAGAAGATTGCCGCCCATATGTCCCAGAAGGTAACCAAAGGCAATTATGCCAGTGATAGCCATTAGATATTTTTTGCCAATTGAAGGATTAAAAAGGACCGATGATTGTCCTTGCCGGGGTTTATTTGCAATATTTGTAGCCAAAAATCATCCTCACCTGCCTTCAATGATTCCGAAATGATAAAGCAAGACTACGTATCAGTCAAACGAAAAAAGGAACTTTTCGCTTCCGGACTGCATTAAGGTATCGATATATAAATATACGAATGATAAAGACTTAACGTTATGAAGGGTTAATGTAATGCTCGCATCGGTGCTCGAAATCAGTCTCAAAATCGATTGACTTGGGCGATTTCTTGGACTATAATAAGTCTTGAAGACAATCATGGGTATAATAGCTCGAAATAATAACTCTAAGTGGAGAAGATTGATGAGAAGATCAAAAAGTTTAGCGTTGGTTTTGTCTGGGGCTCTGATGCTGTCGTCATCTGTTATGGCAACAGGGGTGAGCATAAAGGTTTCCGGGGCAGGAGCGGTCAACGATTCGACCATCAAGGCGGGCCAAAAGGTCTCTTTGGATATATATTATGAAAATGACCAGAAATGGATGGGGTTTACCTCCGGCTTCAAAATCAGTTCTCCCACAATTAAGAAAATTGAGCATGCCGCAGATACAGTTAAAGGTCTTCTTGAAAACGGAAGTATCAAGGGACATAATGGGTGGCAGGACAGATCAGTGTGGGATTTTGGTTTCTATGTCACTCAAACCGACTGGGACGGAAATCTCCCGGATATCGTGGGCTTTGCCGGGCTTGCAGCAAGAACTGGATATCAACCTCAGAAGAAATCAAAGATGATTTCAATTGATATAGTCGTTCCCGAGGCTGGCATTATAGTTGTTGATTCTTCGTTCTTTCCGCCCGGCGGATATTGGAAGACGGCACGTTCCTCGGCTGCAGAGGGGAACGTCACTGGTCATCCCAAATGGGGCGGTCCATATACAT comes from Candidatus Zixiibacteriota bacterium and encodes:
- a CDS encoding succinate dehydrogenase/fumarate reductase iron-sulfur subunit yields the protein MNLTLHVWRQKNAQNPGRMETLQAKDISPEMSFLEMLDVVNEDLIAKGQDPIAFDHDCREGICGICGLMINGVAHGPEASTTTCQLHMRHFHDGQDIYIEPWRAKAFPVIKDLVVDRSAFDRIIQAGGFVSVNTGGTPDGNTLPISKRAADKAMDSAACIGCGACVAACKNASAMLFVSAKVSHLSHLPQGQVEREERVMNMVAQMDAEMFGACSNQYECEAVCLVNISVFNITNLNREYFKAIRKK
- a CDS encoding fumarate reductase/succinate dehydrogenase flavoprotein subunit, with translation MSVPDAKIPSGPIESKWENHKFNLKLVNPANKRKFTIIMVGSGLAGASAAASLAELGYNVKCYCYQDSPRRAHSIAAQGGINAAKNYQNDGDSIQRLFYDTLKGGDFRAREGNVYRLAELSVDIIDQCVAQGVPFAREYGGLLSNRSFGGAQVSRTFYARGQTGQQLLLGAYQALERQIGLGKVKMFTRSEMLDLVVVDGHAKGIIVRDLVSGKIESHTADAVILGTGGYGNVFYLSTNAKGCNVTATYRAYKKGALFANPCFTQIHPTCIPVSGEYQSKLTLMSESLRNDGRIWVPKKAGDKRKPQDIPDSERDYYLERKYPSFGNLAPRDISSRSAKEMCDEGRGVGESGLGVYLDFSDATKRLGKEVIEDRYGNLFEMYNRITGEDPYSQPMRIYPAVHYTMGGLWVDYNLMSNIPGLFVLGEANFSDHGANRLGASALMQGLADGYFVIPYTIGDYLAQSVKKSISADSKEFKRAEQDVEMRVKKLLSVRGKRTVDSFHRELGKILWDKCGMARDAAGLKEALRRIPELREEYWKNVNVLGDNQELNQSLEKAGRVADFLEFGELMCLDALERRESCGGHFRTEYQTEDGEALRNDAEFSHTACWEYKGDNNAPQRHKEELTFEFVKPSTRSYK
- a CDS encoding succinate dehydrogenase cytochrome b subunit; the encoded protein is MATNIANKPRQGQSSVLFNPSIGKKYLMAITGIIAFGYLLGHMGGNLLVFLGQGAINGYAESLHAIPAALWAVRIILILAIVIHIWIGIKLAAENSSARPVAYTKKTFVKASLASRTMWLSGLTILAFLIYHLLHFTVRVTSPEFQTLVDSLGRPDVYSMVVRGFSNYALSAFYIIAVFLTCFHLSHGISSMFQSLGINNPRLQRKLDIGAMSFSAILFLGFSSVPVAVMLGYVTPVVRSL